A window of Candidatus Omnitrophota bacterium genomic DNA:
AATTACCTTTGTCATAAGCTTCTTTTCCCTTATCAAACCAATATCTTGCATCCTCTCCGTAAGAATTATAAATTAAGAAATTGGGAATTGTGAAAATTGAAATAAAAACAAACAAAATCTTAAATCTTCTATACTTGCCAAAGGTTGATTTATAGCCTATATTTCTCATATTTTACACCTCCTATCTCAAGCCCCTTTTGTTCTTTACCTATTTAATTTTTTATAAATTATATTATGATTTTCTCCCTCTTTACCAAATAACCACAGAAAGATATCAAAAATTCTTACATCAGTAATTTCCATCCCACTACCTCCCGTTTACATCATCCCTCAACATGGCGGCAATTCCGCTTCAGGCGGATATTACAGACTGATTTATTTTACAAAAAGCGCGCGATTTTACAAGAACATTCCGTCACGGCGAATTTTTTCGCGACAGCGAGAGTTTTGAATATGCCGAAAACCGCGGAACCGCTGCCGGTCATGAGGGCTTTTTCGGCGCCTGCCTCAAGAAGCTTTTTTTTCTTCGCCTCTATCTCAGGACGAAGCCTGAAAGCCGCCCCCTCAAGGGCGTTATAAAAAACAGCCCGGCCCGGCATCTTGTATGACGGTCCGCAGAAATCGCCGTCAGGGAGCCTGTCAAAATATTCATAAACCCGCTTTGTTGAAAGAGTCCGCCCGAACCACAGGACAAGAGGGCCCTTTATCTTTCTGCGGGAAAGCTCTAATTTCTCGCCCCTGCCGCGTATCCAGACAAAGGGCGAACTCATGAGAAAAAGCGGCACGTCGGAGCCGAGCCCGGCGGCTACCGCCATTTTTGTTTTGTCCGTCAGGTGCAGGCCCCACAACTTGTCTATCGCCTGTATAACAGCGGCGGCGTCGGAACTTCCTCCGCCCATACCCTGGCCCGGAGGGATCCTTTTTACAAGTTTTATGCGGGCGCCCGGAAAAGGGGCCATTTTTCTCAGGAGCTCGGCGGCGGCGACACATATGTTTTTTTTACCCCGCGGTATAGTGTAAGGCGAATCCGTCTCAAGCGTTATTTTACCGGCCTTTTCGACACTGACCGTGTCTGACAGGCTGATTTTTCCGGTGAGACTCACGAGCTCGTGGAAACCATCGGCCCGGACGGGTTTTTTGACGTCCAGAAAAACATTCAGTTTCGCGGGAGCTTCTATTTCAATTTTCTTCATACGCAATTATGCTGATCTCCATGTCGGCAACACCTTTGCTGAAATAGAGTTTTATCCTTCCGGGCCCGCCCTCTTCCATAAAAACCGTAATCTTTTTTATGTGAAAGGGGTTGCGCGCAAAACGAAAATATATCGCATCGCCGCGCTGTTTGACCGATTTGATAAAACCCGATTTCCCTTTGAGCGCGGCAACGGCTTCGGCGGCTATTGCCTCGGCCGTCTCGTCTCTCAGGCTCGCGCCCAGGGCGTCTATGATAAGAAATTCCGTGCCGGCATCCGAGCTTTTGAGCGCGAAGGAATAATATCCGTCGGCGAAACCCCTCAGCCGCATATCCCCGATCATAGAAAAGCGCTCCGCCGCGAAGACGCCGCGGGGCGGAAGGACGCCGGCGGGAAAGCCGGTGATACGGGGGGACGCGCAGGAGATCAGCAGAAACATAAAACAGGAGAAAAAAAGGCGTTCAGCGCGAGGCATCGATCTTCTTTTTCAGGGCGATTTTGTCTCCGCCCATAGCCAAAGCTTTCTGGTAGGCCTTCATGGCCGAAGTTTTCTTGCCGAGTTTCATATAAGCATCGCCCAGATGCTCCCATATGACGGGATCGTCCTCCAGAGAAGATGCCCTCCTCAGCAGCTTCAAAGCCTGCGAGTAATTACCCGACTGATAATATACCCAGCCGGAGGTGTCCAGGTAAGCGCTGTTTTGAGGAGAAAGCTTCAGCGCTCTTTCTATGTAGGAACGGGCTTTTTTAAGATTGATCACGGCCTCCGCCCAGCTGTAGCTGAGATAATTCAAAGCCCTGTGATTCTCGGGGTCTTTTTCTATGGCCCTTTCAAAGGCCTCATGGCCTATGGTTTTGTTGCCGAGCGAATCAAAACAAACGCCTTTAAGAAAATAAATCTCAGTGTTTTCGCCGCCGTATTTCTCCGAGTTTTCCAGGGCGTCCAGGGCTTTGCTGTAATCCTTAGCGTCCATATATATCAGCGCAAGCGAATAATATACCGGCGCGTTTTCCGGATTTATGTTCACGGCCCTGCTGAAATATTCTTCAGCGTTTTTTTTATCTCCAAGGTTCAGATAAGCCAGGCCAAGGTACATCTCAACTTCGGGATAGTCATCCTGCACGATATGTATTTTAAGCAGCACATCCCGGAGTTTTTCCCACGACTTCTGCTTCTCATAAATTCCGGCCAGCGCCGCAATAACTGAAAAATTATCGGGTTCCTTTTCAAGAACCTTGAGAAAAACAGCTTCTGCCTCGTCGTATTTTCCGTTTCTGCCGTGTATCTCGCCTATTTTCAGAAGTGGATTCACGGAATCCTCATCGAGCTCGGCCAGCGCCTTATACTGTTGGACCGCCTTGTCCCATTTTTTCGCCGCTTCATAAAAAACGGCGAGAGTGAGTCTCATTATAGGGTTGTCGGGCTCGCTTTGAACCGCGTTCACAAAATGGATCTCCGCCTTGTCGTACAATTCTTTTTTCATATATATCCTGCCCAATGAAAAACCAACATCGGCGCTGCCGGGCTTTAATTCCGCCGCGCGGAGATAATAATCCACCGCTTTATCCGTGTTGTCCCTTATCTCATGAACGCTGGCTATATAAAAAAACGCCGAAAAATTCTTATTGCTTTTCTTAAGAAGCTCCGGGGCAATTTCCATAACCTTATCGTAATTGCCCATATCAAAATAAACAGGCAGAGCCTCTTCTATCAGGAACACAGATCCCGGATCCAGCGACATGGCTTTTTCAAGTTCGGCGAGGCCCTCAAGATACTTGCCCTCCCTGAAATACCTCCCGTAAAGAAGATAATGAAACATTGAATTATTCCCGGACTCCACTTCCGCGCCGGCGGCGGCGCGGGCAGAGGCAGGAATAAACAAACAGAACGATAATAGCAGGGCGGAGATAGCGCGCGTTTTATTTTTCATCTTTGACTTCCTTTACCGGATGAATCAGCAAACCCGAAGGCAGCTTAGGCCAGAAAAATGTGGATTTCTGCCCCATCAACTTTCCGGTCCTCATCACCTCCCTGACGGCGTTTTTATCAAAAGGGGTTTTTCTGTCGGCGTGCGAGAGGATGAGGCATCCCTCATCCGAAAAATCACATATATAAACCATGAGATATCCGGCAGAGCGGTCTTTGGCGAAATTCTCCCGTGAAACCCTGAGGCGGTGATGGCCGTCGGCGATGACGAATTTCTTTTTACCTAAGAATGAGAGCAGGCCGGCACTCTGAGCCGCCGGAACGCGGGAGAGCGCGCCTTTCTCTCCGGGAACACTGTAAAAAGATTCCTTCTTCGCGGCCCTGAAAGCTTTTCTAATGCGCTCTGACACGCCTTCCGTTATCAGAAAGACGGGAGAAAAATTCATGGGAAGGGCATTGAGCAGACGGCTGCGGTCAAGGCGGTGTTTTTTATGGGTTTTCTCATGCGGTATTATACTCCCGGCAGATGTGCGGCTCCAGTCGAGGCGGGCGACGATTCCCTCGCGGCGGTATTTCTTCCCGAAAAGCTCAAAGTCCTGCCTCAATATAAAAACACCCGGCTCGCCGGGAATAATGGTTTTCTCATCAGTCCATTTTTTAAAAAAATCAGCGGCTCTCGTATAGCTGTTTCGCCGGGCGTTGTCCGGGGAATATTTTTTCCCCAGTATGAGACGCACAACATTCTTAGGATGTTTACGGTAAAGTTTTTTTTGAGCGGCCGCGCTGATAATATCATAAGGCGGCGCTATAAAAGCGCTCTTGTCCCTGCCGGCGGCGTAAATAAAAGGCCTGAATGTCTCAAGTTTCACCATAGCGTGATTTTAATAAATCGACAGAGCCCGCGCAATCAGATTATTTTTTGAATTGGATATCCATCTCACGGCCGTCGTCAAGTTTCAGTTTGAGTTTTTTCTCTTTTGCCTCATCAAAATTAACTGCCGTTATCAATGTCTTTATATCGTCGTTGTCTATGGTCATCACGCCGGGCCCCGGACGCTTTTTCCTGCAGTAGAATGTGAGAGCGCCCCCGCTCATTTTGAAACGCGCCGCGCCCCGCCACTTCTTTCCGGCAGCGGAAAGCTCAAAATCTTTGGAGGATGTTTTTACATCTATCTTCCCGTCATATTGGGCG
This region includes:
- a CDS encoding tetratricopeptide repeat protein, whose translation is MKNKTRAISALLLSFCLFIPASARAAAGAEVESGNNSMFHYLLYGRYFREGKYLEGLAELEKAMSLDPGSVFLIEEALPVYFDMGNYDKVMEIAPELLKKSNKNFSAFFYIASVHEIRDNTDKAVDYYLRAAELKPGSADVGFSLGRIYMKKELYDKAEIHFVNAVQSEPDNPIMRLTLAVFYEAAKKWDKAVQQYKALAELDEDSVNPLLKIGEIHGRNGKYDEAEAVFLKVLEKEPDNFSVIAALAGIYEKQKSWEKLRDVLLKIHIVQDDYPEVEMYLGLAYLNLGDKKNAEEYFSRAVNINPENAPVYYSLALIYMDAKDYSKALDALENSEKYGGENTEIYFLKGVCFDSLGNKTIGHEAFERAIEKDPENHRALNYLSYSWAEAVINLKKARSYIERALKLSPQNSAYLDTSGWVYYQSGNYSQALKLLRRASSLEDDPVIWEHLGDAYMKLGKKTSAMKAYQKALAMGGDKIALKKKIDASR
- a CDS encoding DUF1015 domain-containing protein, coding for MVKLETFRPFIYAAGRDKSAFIAPPYDIISAAAQKKLYRKHPKNVVRLILGKKYSPDNARRNSYTRAADFFKKWTDEKTIIPGEPGVFILRQDFELFGKKYRREGIVARLDWSRTSAGSIIPHEKTHKKHRLDRSRLLNALPMNFSPVFLITEGVSERIRKAFRAAKKESFYSVPGEKGALSRVPAAQSAGLLSFLGKKKFVIADGHHRLRVSRENFAKDRSAGYLMVYICDFSDEGCLILSHADRKTPFDKNAVREVMRTGKLMGQKSTFFWPKLPSGLLIHPVKEVKDEK